In Candidatus Zixiibacteriota bacterium, the sequence ATCCTATAGCGAAACATCTTTTTATTCTCTGCCAGTTTGGCCCTCTGCCAGTCTCCTCTCTGGCGAGAGCTCGACTTAATCTCGCGATCATCTGCGGGCGTCATCCGATTGACGCCCGCAGACAGAGGTACTCATAATGAACTATCCTGTCATAATCCGATAGCGAGAAAATTTTGTCTCCTGCCGTAAATTCCAATTTTACCGGCTGTTTCTATTAATTTATTAGCAATAGCTGTGCCAGAATTGCACAGCACACCTTAACCCACTGAAAACCAAGAAGATAACTAATATTGAGAGCGGTCGATTTCCCGTTCCAGTTTAAAACGAGAGAAAAAAATATCCGGGACAGAGGAAAATTTTACTTGCCCAGTTCCGACTTAACTTGTGCCAGGGACTGTTTCAAGGGTGTAAGCGGGGTTTCAAAGCGAGATACTGTCTCGCTGATATCCAGGCCTGCAAACCTGGGCCTTGGGGCAGGTCGTTTTTGATTTTCAGCTGAAACCGGTTCGATCAACTCCGGATCATAGCCAAACACATCGGCAAAAAGGCAGGCAAAATCATAGCGAGAGACATAATCAGGTCCCCCCAGGTGTACGATTCCGATCATTTCCTTTAGAGCCCCTTCCAGCAACAGTTCCGCCAGGTTATCGATCAAAATCGGATTGGCGTACTGATCATCCGGAGCTGAAACTAATTGACCGGCCCTGAGATTGTCGTAAAAGTAATTTATCAGGTTGGTTTTGCCTTCACGCGGGGTTGCAAACAGCGCGCATGTACGGGCGATCAGGTAATTGGTGTAGTTTTCACGCAGGTATTCCTCGGCCAACAGCTTGCTCTCGCCGTAATAATTAAGCGGTTCCGGCGGATCATCGACTCTCCCGGGATGCTCGCGTCCACAGAAAATGTAATCTGTCGATACCTGAACTATAAGGGGATTTTTCTCACCGATGCTGTCGACCAGGTTGCGAAGCAGGTCGAAATTTGAGCGACGGGCACGCTCGCGATCGGTTTCACACCCGTCGACATCGACCCAGGCGGCCGAGTTCAGGATCAGGTCCGGAGCTACAGTTTCCACCAGCTTACGGCATTCGAGCGGATCAGTCAGGTCAGCCTGCACTTTTTCGTGTATGGCATACGTCTCCACGGGAGGCGTTTTGTGATATGCGGCAATCACTTCGAAGTGGGGCGCAAACTGCTTTAGCAGGGCCTCCCCCAAAAGGCCGGCACTCCCTGTAATCAGTATCCTGCGATTATTTTCCATAGACACCAGATATCCTGTTGGAAATTCAGATCAATTCGATATCTTACCCAACAATAATACAGGTTAAACGTTTCAGGTCAAGCGGTAGATATAGCCACCTAATACGATAGATTCATAGTGAGATATCAATGAAGCCTCTTGTCTGTGCTCATCGAGGCGCATCACAGGTCTGCCCGGAAAACAGCCAAAAAGCGATAGAGAAAGCTCTTGAAATGAGTGCGGACGCGGTCGAAATCGATATCAGGGCGACTTCCGACGGTGTCCCGGTGCTGATGCACGATAAGAGACTTAAACGCGTAGCCGGGCTGGACAGGAAGATCAGCGAGGTCGATCTCGCTCAATTCAAACAGATCAGGCTGAACAATTCAGAGCCTCCTGCCATCCTGGAAGATATTCTGGCGGAATTCGGTCACAAAACTGAGATTATCCTGGATATCAAAACAAGTGGTCTGGAAAATAAACTGATCGAAATGATAAGGCGCCAAGACATTTCGGGGACTGTAATCGTTTCCGCTTTTAATCCGAAAATAATCAAACGATTCAGGATTGAGATTCCTGACATCCGGACTGCTCTGATACTGGGCAAGCACGCGCTTTTGCCACTGACCGCGAATTTCACATTCTACCTCGAGCATCTCAAAAAACGCACAGAAGTCGACTTCCTGCACCTTGAGTATTCTCCCAAATATATGGAAGCATACAGCAGTCTGCATGCTAAGGGAATTGATATCTCTTACTGGACTGTCAATCGAGCGGAAGACATTGAAGAAGTTCAAAAGCTTGAGCCATATTCGATTATGACAGATTATCCAGACAGGGCCCGTGCTATAATCGACAGCTGATCAAGTCAGTGTTTTAAGAAAATTTCCATGATCCCCAGGCCTGTCAAGACTGCAATCGAGACTACCAGACCGGCAATCAGCACCCCCAATGCCAGAAACCAGAATGACTGCTTGCGGTTCAGCTTGAGAATCCAGGCCGCCATCGTACCTGTATACGCTCCGGTAATCGGAAGAGGTATGGCCACGAACAGCATGATTCCCCAGTAGCCGTATTTGCGGACATTGATATCGGCTTTTCTGCGCGTCCGTTCGACATATTTGTCGAACAGTATGCGGTAGGGTTTTATCCGGTAGAACAGTTTATGAGCGGTTTCCAAAAACAGGTAGAAAACCGGGATAACCATGATATTTGCGAAAACGCAGATAATATACGCGATATGAAGCGGGATATCATTGGCAACCGCCAGCGGTATCCCCCCGCGCAACTCCGCGACGGGAAGCATTGAGAGTATAAAGGACTGTACATACGGATTCATATCTCTACCTGTCGGAAAACAATTCCGATAATACAGTTTCTTATGTCTGGAATCAATCTTAATCTGAAATGAAGACAAAAAAAGCCCCGCCCGGATCCAGGCAGGGCTTTTGATTTATTTAAAGAATCAGCAATCGGGTTGACCGTCACCGTCAGTATCGCAGGGAGCATTGCCACCTGCGAAAGCGTAATTGATGATCGTGACAGCATCGCTGACGTCGACCACCTGATCGCAGTTGGCATCACCGGAAGCCAATGGTTCCGGTGGATTGCCTCCCGAGAAGGCGTAGTTTACGATCATAACAGCGTCGGACACATCGATTTCATCATCACCGTTGGCATCACCGCAGGTATACGGCTGGTACTCCACCACATCCAGCTCAGCGTTAATCAGCAACGGGTTGTTGGCGGGATCGTTATTTTCGATCATGATATCAGTCAAGTAAGTTCCCGGTTCAAACTCGAGATCGGTCACGAATTGACAGTCGATAGTATCGCTCTCACCACCGGCAATTTCACCCGCGAGATGATCCAGCCTGAGCCAGTCGTAAGGCTTGAAGAATTCGATCGCCAGGCTGTCCTTGAGATATTCTGACCGGTAGACAACCTCGAGGCCATCTGTACCATCATGGCTTTCGATACCGACCGTACAATAGTTCTTGGTAAAGCCGGGAGCGATCGAGAGATACTGGTAGAGAATACTGCCGTCGGCGTTGATGATCACCTGCATATTGACCACATCACCCGGATCAGCCCTGTACTCGGGATAATCGGTGAACTGGATGATACAACGCTGGGCGTT encodes:
- a CDS encoding sugar nucleotide-binding protein, which codes for MSMENNRRILITGSAGLLGEALLKQFAPHFEVIAAYHKTPPVETYAIHEKVQADLTDPLECRKLVETVAPDLILNSAAWVDVDGCETDRERARRSNFDLLRNLVDSIGEKNPLIVQVSTDYIFCGREHPGRVDDPPEPLNYYGESKLLAEEYLRENYTNYLIARTCALFATPREGKTNLINYFYDNLRAGQLVSAPDDQYANPILIDNLAELLLEGALKEMIGIVHLGGPDYVSRYDFACLFADVFGYDPELIEPVSAENQKRPAPRPRFAGLDISETVSRFETPLTPLKQSLAQVKSELGK
- a CDS encoding ligand-binding protein SH3; this translates as MNPYVQSFILSMLPVAELRGGIPLAVANDIPLHIAYIICVFANIMVIPVFYLFLETAHKLFYRIKPYRILFDKYVERTRRKADINVRKYGYWGIMLFVAIPLPITGAYTGTMAAWILKLNRKQSFWFLALGVLIAGLVVSIAVLTGLGIMEIFLKH